The Vicingus serpentipes genome includes the window CTCCAAATATGGTAACCTCTTTTGGTTTCTTTTTAAATATAGTAGCTGCTGTTATTTTTATTGTTGGTGCAGAAATTGCAGAAAGAGACGAATTAAGTTATGTTGGTTGGGGCGGTTTTACAATTTTAATTGCAGGTTTATTTGATATGATGGATGGAAGAATTGCTAGATTAGGCAATATGTCAACTACTTACGGAGCATTTTACGACTCTGTAATTGATAGATATAGTGAATTAGTTATGTTTTTAGGTATAAGTTATTATTTAATCTCTCACGATTATTTTTTAAGTTCATTATTTGGATTTGTTGCTTTAGTAGGATCTATGATGGTTAGCTACACTCGTGCAAGAGCTGAAGGTTTAGGTATTGAATGTAGTGTTGGAATGATGCAAAGACCAGCAAGAGTTGTAACAATTGGTGCAGGTGCAATGTTTTGTGGTATTGCTTATTTCTTTTTTGGGAACATTTCAATTCATTTAGATGATTCACCCATTACTTTATTTGAGACCATTTCTATTTTTACTTTACCTGTAACAGTAGTTGCAATTTTTGCAAACACAACTGCTATTCAACGATTAAGACATTGTAAAATTGAACTAGATAAAAAAGATGCTTAAAAAATTATTTCCTCTTTTAATTTTAATCCCTGTTTTTTACGGTTTTAATAAAATAGAGTATAAAAATTCTACAGAATTCATTATTGGTGAAGATTCTGTTTTTAATGGATACCCTACCCCTAAAGATGCAAATATGCTTTTTTACATTCAAAAAAGCTTCAATACCAATGCAGTAGTTTACACTTTAAACATTGACAGTAAAGGTCAAATTAATAAAGATGAGCCAATTAATGTGTTTTGGAGAAGATACCAAGAACAAGGTCAAAAAAGAGAATTAAAATATGTTGAAAAAACTTTTGGTTTTGGAGTTAAAGCCGATTTTTTAAAAGACAGGCCAAATACTGTTGAGTTTACAATTGTAGCTCTTAAAAAACTAAAGTTATTTGCTACTGTTGATACTAAAGGTAATCCAACCGTAGCAACAACTATAAATGGGAAACCGGCATATATTGACAAAGTATTTATTACTGCTGAGCATACTAAATTACTACCTGAAGTTTTTGCTGTAGAATTATTCGGTAAAGAGATTAAATCTGGCAAATACATATACGAACGAATAGAAAAATAAAGTCCAAATCATTATTTGTTATTCGATTAATAAATCTTTTTATTTGGTCAACAAAAACCAATCAAAATCATATATTTGCAATCTTATTTTCAAGAAATTTATCTATAAATAATTAAATATACTATGAGTTCAAACATTGCTAGTGCTGACGGTAGATTAGGTATCTTATTACCTGGATTAGGTGCAGTTGCAACAACTTTAATTGCTGGGGTTCACGCAGTAAACAAAGGTATTTCTAAACCAATTGGTTCTACATCTCAAATGGGAACAATAAGAATTGGTAAAAGAACAGAAAACAAAACCCCATTAATTAAAGACTTTATTCCATTGGCTGACATTAGCAAAATTGCTTTTGGTGGTTGGGATATTTTCGAAGATAACGTTTATCAATCTGCTGTTCACGCAGGTGTTTTAGATAGATACTTATTAGAACAATTGAAACCGGAATTGGAAGCTATTAAACCAATGAAAGCTGTCTTTGATAAAAAATATGTTACTAAATTAGAAGGTACGTACTACAAAACAGGCGCTACTAAAATGGATTTAGCTGACCAATTAAGAGAAGACATTAGAAACTTTAAAACTGAAAACAACTGTGATCGTTTAGCTATGGTTTGGTGTGGTTCTACTGAAATTTACATTGAAGAAAGTGCTGTTCATCAAACAATTGAAAGCTTAGAAGAAGGTTTAAGAAATAACGATGAGAACATACCTTCAAGTATGATTTATGCTTACGCAGCTATTATGGAAGGAGTACCTTATGCAAATGGTGCTCCTAACTTATCTGCTGATATACCTGCATTAATTGCTTTAGCAAAAAGAAATGGTGTGCCAATTTGTGGTAAAGATTTTAAAACAGGACAAACGTTAATGAAAACAATTTTAGCTCCTGGTTTAAAAACTCGTTCTTTAGGTATTGCTGGTTGGTTTTCTACAAATATTTTAGGAAACAGAGATGGTGAAGTTTTAGATGATCCTGCAAGTTTCAAAACTAAAGAAATGTCTAAACTTAGTGTGTTAGATAGTATTTTAGAACCAGAAAAAAATCCTGATTTATATAAAGATTTATACCACAAAGTTAGAATTAACTACTACCCTCCTCATGGTGACAACAAAGAAGGATGGGATAACTTAGATATTTTTGGATGGTTAGGTTACAAAATGCAAATTAAAGTCGATTTCTTATGTAGAGATTCAATTTTAGCCGCTCCATTAGTTTTAGATTTAGCTATATTTTTAGATTTAGCTTCTAGAGCAAATATGAGTGGTATTCAAGAATGGTTGTCGTTTTTCTTTAAAGCGCCTCAAACGCCAACTAAAAACATGCAGCCATTACACGATATCTTTAAACAAGAAATGAAATTGAAAAATACTTTACGTCATTTACAAGGTGAAGATTTAATCACTCATTTAGGTTTAGATTACGAAGAAGAAGCTACGCAAAACGCTTAATCTAAATAAATAGATACTAAAAGCTGCTAAATCGAACATTTAGCAGCTTTTTTTTACCTTTACTTTAAATGAAAATCATACACACCATAATAGCAACCGCTTTTGGAGCAGGTTTTTCTCCTTTTGCACCAGGTACCGCTGGAGCAATTGTAGCATGTGGAATTTTATGGTTAATTGAAAAATTAGAGTTATTTACAACTTACTCAATATCATATCTATTATTAATTCTTGTTTGCACTGGTTTAGGAGTTGTTTCTACGAATTACCTTGAAAAACATTGGGGAAAAGACCCCTCGAAAGTTGTAATGGATGAAGTGATTGGCATGTGGATAGCAATGGCTTTTATTCCTTTTTCATATTTAAATATATTATTGGCTTTTATTTTATTTCGCTTTTTTGATATCGCTAAACCATTAGGGATTAGAAAACTAGAAAAATTACCTGGAGGAATTGGCGTAATGGCTGATGATGTTTTAGCTGGAGTATATGCTAACATCGTTCTTCAGGTTATTATTATATTTATTTGAAAAAAGCATTAATTATATCATTTTTAAGATATCAAGTTGCAGCAATTATTGCAACTATGGTCGATTTTTTTGTATTAATTATTCTTACAGAATTATTTAATGTTTGGTATGTTGCCTCAACAGCTATTGGTGCTTTTTGTGGTGCTTTAACTAATTTTATAATTTGTAGATATTGGGCATTTGTAAACTCATCAAACAACCTAAGTAATCAAATTGTTAAATACACCTTAGTTTCAGCTGGTAGTTTAGTACTAAATACCTTGTTTGTTTATTTACTTACCGATTTTGGTGGAGTTACCTACTCTATTTCTAAAATCATTACAGCAATTTTTATTGCTATATTTTACAATTTCACCCTTCAAAAATACTACGTGTTTAAACAATAATGTGTTGATAAGAAGAAATTCATCCTTCTTATAAACAGTATTGTTTTAATTAACATTACATATCAAAATTTGTAATGTTATGAGACTACTTTCTACTTTAACTCTTCTACTTTCTATCTTTTTATTTTCTTGTGGTAAAAACGATAAAGCTAAAGCTATTGATGGTAAAAAAATATTTAGATACAATGAAGCTGCAGGCATTACTTCTTTAGACCCTGCAAGATCTAGAAACAGAGAAAACATTTGGGCATGTAATCATTTATATAATGGTTTGGTACAAATGGATGACAACCTTAAAATTCAACCATCAATTGCTTCTAGATGGGAAATTTCTGAAGACGGAAAAACTTACACTTTTTACCTACGAAATGATGTTACTTTTCATGATCACGAATTATTTCCAAATGGAAAAGGAAGGAAAGTAACAGCTAAAGACTTTGTATATAGCTTTAATAGAATAATTGATGAAAAAGTAGCTTCACCTGGAGCGTGGATTTTTAATAACTTAGATTTTATCGAAGAATTTAATTTTGAGCCATTTGTAGCACTTAATGACACTACACTTCAAATTCATTTAAGCCAATCCTTCCCTCCTTTCTTAGGTATTTTAACGATGCAATATTGTTCTGTGGTAGCTCATGAAGTTGTTGAATATTACAGAAACGATTACGGAAATAATCCTATTGGAACTGGACCTTTTAAATTTAAAATGTGGGATGAAGGAAATAAAATGGTTTTCCTAAAAAATGAAAACTATTTTGAGGAAGATGATGATGGTTCTAGTTTGCCATACATTGATGGTGTTGCTATTACCTTTTTAAAAGATAGAGAAGTTGAGTTCTTTAAATTTTTAGGTGATGAGTTTGATTTTGTAAACGGACGAGAAGGTGAAAATAGAGATAATTTATTTACTCCTGAAGGTAAATTAAAACCTGAATACCAAGATAAATATGACCTACAAGTAAGTTCTCAACTTAATACGGAGTATTTAGGTTTTTTAGTGGATGAAGATTTAGATATTGTTGCCAACAGCCCTTTAAAGAAAAAAATGGTTAGACAAGCAATTAACTATGCTTTTAACCGAAAACAAATGATGACTTACCTTAGAAAAGGAATAGGAACACCAGCAAACGCAGGTTTTATTCCAAAAGGATTACCTTCTTTTAACGATAGTATTGTAAAAGGGTATTCTTACAATCCTGAAAAAGCAAAAGAATTATTGTATGCTGCTGGTTTCCCTAATGGTAAAAACTTACCAGAAATTACTTTATTTACCACTGCTACTTATGTTGATTTATGTGAGTTTATTCAACACCAATTAATTGAAGTTGGTATTAAAACCAAAGTAGAGATTTTACAACCAACAACGCACAGAGAATTAATTTCTCGTTCTAAGCTTAACTTTTTTAGAAAATCGTGGATGGCAGATTACCCAGACGCTGAAAACTATTTAGCATTATTTTACAGTAAAAACTTTACGCCTCACGGTCCAAACTATACACACTTTAAAAACTTTCAGTTTGATAAGTTATATGAAATGTCGCAATTAGAAACTAATGATTCTGCTCGATACCATTTGTACCAAGAAATGGATAAAATAATTATTGAGGAAGCGCCAATTGTTCCGTTGTATTACGACCAAGTAGTTCGTTTAACTAATGGTAAAGTAAAAGATTTAGGCATTAATGCCTTAAATTTATTGACTTTAAAGAAAGTTAAGATTGAGAAGTAAACTTGTATAAAAAAAAGAATAATGAAATCAAATGTTAAACTTTTAGTTTTATCATTAATATTCTGTGCCTCTAATATTAATTTATGTGCTCAGGAAACTAATGAAAATTAACTGAAACATT containing:
- a CDS encoding CDP-alcohol phosphatidyltransferase family protein, with the translated sequence MANESKAQSIIYSILNPFIQLLIKLGVTPNMVTSFGFFLNIVAAVIFIVGAEIAERDELSYVGWGGFTILIAGLFDMMDGRIARLGNMSTTYGAFYDSVIDRYSELVMFLGISYYLISHDYFLSSLFGFVALVGSMMVSYTRARAEGLGIECSVGMMQRPARVVTIGAGAMFCGIAYFFFGNISIHLDDSPITLFETISIFTLPVTVVAIFANTTAIQRLRHCKIELDKKDA
- a CDS encoding GtrA family protein; the protein is MKKALIISFLRYQVAAIIATMVDFFVLIILTELFNVWYVASTAIGAFCGALTNFIICRYWAFVNSSNNLSNQIVKYTLVSAGSLVLNTLFVYLLTDFGGVTYSISKIITAIFIAIFYNFTLQKYYVFKQ
- a CDS encoding DUF4833 domain-containing protein encodes the protein MLKKLFPLLILIPVFYGFNKIEYKNSTEFIIGEDSVFNGYPTPKDANMLFYIQKSFNTNAVVYTLNIDSKGQINKDEPINVFWRRYQEQGQKRELKYVEKTFGFGVKADFLKDRPNTVEFTIVALKKLKLFATVDTKGNPTVATTINGKPAYIDKVFITAEHTKLLPEVFAVELFGKEIKSGKYIYERIEK
- a CDS encoding inositol-3-phosphate synthase, whose protein sequence is MSSNIASADGRLGILLPGLGAVATTLIAGVHAVNKGISKPIGSTSQMGTIRIGKRTENKTPLIKDFIPLADISKIAFGGWDIFEDNVYQSAVHAGVLDRYLLEQLKPELEAIKPMKAVFDKKYVTKLEGTYYKTGATKMDLADQLREDIRNFKTENNCDRLAMVWCGSTEIYIEESAVHQTIESLEEGLRNNDENIPSSMIYAYAAIMEGVPYANGAPNLSADIPALIALAKRNGVPICGKDFKTGQTLMKTILAPGLKTRSLGIAGWFSTNILGNRDGEVLDDPASFKTKEMSKLSVLDSILEPEKNPDLYKDLYHKVRINYYPPHGDNKEGWDNLDIFGWLGYKMQIKVDFLCRDSILAAPLVLDLAIFLDLASRANMSGIQEWLSFFFKAPQTPTKNMQPLHDIFKQEMKLKNTLRHLQGEDLITHLGLDYEEEATQNA
- a CDS encoding ABC transporter substrate-binding protein, with product MRLLSTLTLLLSIFLFSCGKNDKAKAIDGKKIFRYNEAAGITSLDPARSRNRENIWACNHLYNGLVQMDDNLKIQPSIASRWEISEDGKTYTFYLRNDVTFHDHELFPNGKGRKVTAKDFVYSFNRIIDEKVASPGAWIFNNLDFIEEFNFEPFVALNDTTLQIHLSQSFPPFLGILTMQYCSVVAHEVVEYYRNDYGNNPIGTGPFKFKMWDEGNKMVFLKNENYFEEDDDGSSLPYIDGVAITFLKDREVEFFKFLGDEFDFVNGREGENRDNLFTPEGKLKPEYQDKYDLQVSSQLNTEYLGFLVDEDLDIVANSPLKKKMVRQAINYAFNRKQMMTYLRKGIGTPANAGFIPKGLPSFNDSIVKGYSYNPEKAKELLYAAGFPNGKNLPEITLFTTATYVDLCEFIQHQLIEVGIKTKVEILQPTTHRELISRSKLNFFRKSWMADYPDAENYLALFYSKNFTPHGPNYTHFKNFQFDKLYEMSQLETNDSARYHLYQEMDKIIIEEAPIVPLYYDQVVRLTNGKVKDLGINALNLLTLKKVKIEK
- a CDS encoding phosphatidylglycerophosphatase A family protein; translated protein: MKIIHTIIATAFGAGFSPFAPGTAGAIVACGILWLIEKLELFTTYSISYLLLILVCTGLGVVSTNYLEKHWGKDPSKVVMDEVIGMWIAMAFIPFSYLNILLAFILFRFFDIAKPLGIRKLEKLPGGIGVMADDVLAGVYANIVLQVIIIFI